One part of the Magallana gigas chromosome 5, xbMagGiga1.1, whole genome shotgun sequence genome encodes these proteins:
- the LOC105340512 gene encoding glyceraldehyde-3-phosphate dehydrogenase, which translates to MPLKVGINGFGRIGRLVLRAALDKGVDVVAVNDPFIDLDYMVYMFKYDSTHGVFNGEIKIDGGKLVINGKAMSVYCERDPANIPWSKDGAEYIVDSTGCFTTLDKAGSHMKGGAKKVIISAPSADAPMFVCGVNAEKYSKDQNIVSNASCTTNCLAPLAKVIHEKFGIVEGLMTTVHAYTATQKVVDGPSNKDWRGGRGAAQNIIPSSTGAAKAVGKVIPDLNGKLTGMAFRVPVPDVSVVDLTCRINKGASYNDIKAAIKAASENELKGILGYTEDDVVSQDFRGDKRSSIFDAKAGIALNDNFVKLVSWYDNEFGYSFRVVDLIEHMYAVDNK; encoded by the coding sequence ATGCCGCTTAAAGTTGGAATTAATGGATTCGGACGTATCGGTCGTCTTGTCCTTAGGGCAGCCTTGGACAAAGGAGTTGATGTTGTTGCAGTCAATGATCCTTTCATTGACCTTGACTATATGGTTTACATGTTCAAATATGATTCAACTCACGGAGTTTTCAATGGGGAGATTAAAATTGATGGAGGAAAACTGGTGATCAATGGGAAGGCAATGTCCGTATATTGCGAACGGGATCCAGCCAACATTCCCTGGTCCAAGGATGGTGCTGAATACATTGTCGACTCTACAGGGTGCTTTACTACTCTTGACAAAGCAGGGTCTCATATGAAAGGAGGTGCAAAGAAAGTCATCATCTCTGCCCCCTCAGCTGACGCACCCATGTTTGTTTGTGGTGTCAATGCAGAAAAGTACTCCAAAGACCAGAACATCGTCAGCAACGCATCCTGCACCACAAATTGTCTTGCCCCTCTTGCAAAAGTGATTCATGAGAAATTTGGAATTGTTGAAGGTTTGATGACAACAGTCCATGCGTACACAGCCACCCAGAAGGTTGTGGATGGCCCAAGCAACAAGGATTGGCGTGGTGGTAGAGGTGCAGCCCAAAACATCATCCCCTCCTCAACTGGAGCTGCCAAAGCTGTCGGAAAGGTTATCCCAGATTTGAACGGAAAATTGACCGGAATGGCTTTCCGCGTACCAGTTCCAGATGTTTCCGTTGTTGATTTAACCTGCAGAATCAATAAAGGGGCATCATACAATGATATTAAGGCAGCCATCAAGGCAGCCTCTGAGAATGAATTGAAAGGCATTTTGGGATACACAGAAGATGATGTTGTTTCCCAGGATTTCCGTGGAGACAAGCGAAGCAGCATTTTTGATGCAAAGGCTGGAATTGCCTTGAATGACAATTTTGTGAAGCTTGTGTCTTGGTACGACAATGAGTTTGGATACAGCTTCCGAGTGGTGGATCTTATCGAGCACATGTACGCAGTAGACAACAAATAA
- the LOC105340513 gene encoding caprin-1 isoform X2, with protein MPAAPTKQESKTSPEAMDPMKQVLIVMDKKVRNLEKRKGKLDGYKEKKDSGTTLEKDQQLAIEKYGEVIQNLEFARELQKHFTSLAQEADRYVKKQAKKEKADRQGMEVKRIGDILRYQNLLDAMGSEKVRSDFQTGKHGAVVLTEENLKQLDDLYKLLSPSREGESNYAEELTKASEHFASLLDGKDKPVVGTTYKDLKVLIDLIDDCGYFEHAMQEEEGHESEFVVVSTTEIPEADSAEVQASLPPEQTEQSTEQSSTATPSNNEAQMESMREADSFFSQKSAAPPQANPPLQQQQQSNVPYTRQRPFQEIVSEVQGSCIFLQESTIDMESPHMDPAVVAVTSHPMGHPTSTPQSDPTQISSQTYTNQGFPVASQQKLSQQAVDYSQTFSQSLQSDSLFQSTDNGSSQMSQNVLNQNVSDSTISQFEMPPQIPMPPGQEERARDVQAEKFQMNPNAEMFQSKMHSSYSVSDDGQNADGFSQGPHDDHQGDYGNGYSSGYRSRGGGYRGGRGNRGGDRGGMSNGFGGRGRGSYGGNRGGYQGYNNRDNYRGDNYNSYNNGYQKRGGGGQPRGGSRGAGRGGPRGGGFNNKSAGGVRGGNSGGFGKPQPHQQAA; from the exons ATGCCTGCCGCCCCTACAAAACAAGAGTCCAAGACCTCTCCGGAGGCTATGGATCCGATGAAGCAAGTCTTGATTGTTATGGATAAGAAAGTCCGTAATTTGGAAAAGAGAAAG gGTAAGCTTGATGGCTACAAGGAGAAAAAGGATTCTGGAACTACTCTGGAGAAAGACCAGCAG ctTGCAATAGAGAAGTATGGTGAAGTGATTCAGAACCTGGAATTTGCAAGGGAACTGCAAAAGCACTTTACCAGTCTTGCTCAGGAG GCTGATCGCTATGTCAAGAAGCAAGCCAAGAAAGAGAAAGCTGATCGACAGGGAATGGAGGTGAAGCGGATTGGAGATATTTTGAGATATCAGAATCTTCTTGATGCCATGGGGTCTGAAAAAGTCAGGAGTGATTTTCAGACAGGAAAGCATGGTGCAGTAGTGTTGACAGAGGAGAATCTGAAGCAGTTGGATGATCTGTACAAGCTGTTGAGTCCGAGTAGAGAGGGTGAGTCCAACTATGCTGAGGAGCTGACCAAGGCGTCGGAACACTTTGCCAGTCTCCTGGACGGGAAGGACAAGCCAGTGGTAGGAACCACCTACAAGGATCTGAAGGTACTGATTGACCTGATCGACGACTGCGGATACTTCGAACACGCTATGCAAGAGGAGGAAGGACATGAGAGCGAGTTTGTTGTCGTCAGCACTACAGAAATCCCGGAGGCAGACTCTGCAGAG GTGCAGGCATCTTTACCACCGGAACAAACAGAACAATCCACTGAACAAAGCAGCACAGCAACACCCAGCAACAATGAGGCACAGATGGAGAGCATGAGAGAAGCAGattcttttttttcccaaaagTCAGCGGCACCACCACAGGCAAACCCCCCTCTTCAGCAACAGCAACAAAGTAATGTACCCTATACCCGCCAACGCCCATTTCAAGAAATCGTGTCGGAGGTTCAAGGAAGCTGCATCTTCCTTCAAGAATCTACTATCGACATGGAAT CCCCCCACATGGACCCTGCAGTTGTCGCAGTGACCTCTCACCCCATGGGACACCCCACCTCCACCCCCCAATCCGATCCCACCCAGATCTCTTCACAGACTTACACCAATCAAGGTTTTCCTGTCGCCAGCCAACAGAAACTGTCCCAGCAAGCAGTGGACTATTCACAAACATTTTCTCAGTCATTACAAAGTGATTCACTATTTCAATCCACAGACAATGGCAGTTCTCAAATGTCTCAGAATGTGTTAAATCAAAATGTGAGTGACAGCACGATATCTCAGTTTGAAATGCCTCCACAGATTCCCATGCCCCCAGGCCAG GAGGAAAGGGCTCGAGATGTTCAAGCAGAGAAATTTCAGATGAATCCAAATGCCGAGATGTTTCAGTCCAAAATGCATTCATCCTACTCTGTGTCTGACGACGGACAGAACGCGGACGGTTTCTCACAGGGACCACACGATGACCATCAGGGAGACTACG GAAATGGGTACAGCTCAGGCTACAGATCACGAGGTGGAGGCTATAGAGGTGGGCGAGGTAATCGCGGCGGTGATAGAGGAGGAATGTCTAACGGATTCGGAGGTAGAGGCCGAGGCAGTTACGGAGGAAACAGAG GAGGATATCAGGGCTACAACAATCGTGATAACTACAGGGGAGACAACTACAACTCCTACAACAATGGCTACCAGAAACGAGGGGGTGGAGGCCAGCCCAGAGGAGGCTCAAGGGGAG CAGGACGTGGTGGTCCAAGAGGAGGAGGGTTCAACAACAAGAGTGCTGGTGGTGTCCGTGGGGGAAATTCTGGAGGATTCGGAAAACCCCAACCTCACCAGCAGGCAGCATAA
- the LOC105340513 gene encoding caprin-1 isoform X1 codes for MPAAPTKQESKTSPEAMDPMKQVLIVMDKKVRNLEKRKGKLDGYKEKKDSGTTLEKDQQLAIEKYGEVIQNLEFARELQKHFTSLAQEADRYVKKQAKKEKADRQGMEVKRIGDILRYQNLLDAMGSEKVRSDFQTGKHGAVVLTEENLKQLDDLYKLLSPSREGESNYAEELTKASEHFASLLDGKDKPVVGTTYKDLKVLIDLIDDCGYFEHAMQEEEGHESEFVVVSTTEIPEADSAEVQASLPPEQTEQSTEQSSTATPSNNEAQMESMREADSFFSQKSAAPPQANPPLQQQQQSNVPYTRQRPFQEIVSEVQGSCIFLQESTIDMESPHMDPAVVAVTSHPMGHPTSTPQSDPTQISSQTYTNQGFPVASQQKLSQQAVDYSQTFSQSLQSDSLFQSTDNGSSQMSQNVLNQNVSDSTISQFEMPPQIPMPPGQVRNVWMTKQEERARDVQAEKFQMNPNAEMFQSKMHSSYSVSDDGQNADGFSQGPHDDHQGDYGNGYSSGYRSRGGGYRGGRGNRGGDRGGMSNGFGGRGRGSYGGNRGGYQGYNNRDNYRGDNYNSYNNGYQKRGGGGQPRGGSRGAGRGGPRGGGFNNKSAGGVRGGNSGGFGKPQPHQQAA; via the exons ATGCCTGCCGCCCCTACAAAACAAGAGTCCAAGACCTCTCCGGAGGCTATGGATCCGATGAAGCAAGTCTTGATTGTTATGGATAAGAAAGTCCGTAATTTGGAAAAGAGAAAG gGTAAGCTTGATGGCTACAAGGAGAAAAAGGATTCTGGAACTACTCTGGAGAAAGACCAGCAG ctTGCAATAGAGAAGTATGGTGAAGTGATTCAGAACCTGGAATTTGCAAGGGAACTGCAAAAGCACTTTACCAGTCTTGCTCAGGAG GCTGATCGCTATGTCAAGAAGCAAGCCAAGAAAGAGAAAGCTGATCGACAGGGAATGGAGGTGAAGCGGATTGGAGATATTTTGAGATATCAGAATCTTCTTGATGCCATGGGGTCTGAAAAAGTCAGGAGTGATTTTCAGACAGGAAAGCATGGTGCAGTAGTGTTGACAGAGGAGAATCTGAAGCAGTTGGATGATCTGTACAAGCTGTTGAGTCCGAGTAGAGAGGGTGAGTCCAACTATGCTGAGGAGCTGACCAAGGCGTCGGAACACTTTGCCAGTCTCCTGGACGGGAAGGACAAGCCAGTGGTAGGAACCACCTACAAGGATCTGAAGGTACTGATTGACCTGATCGACGACTGCGGATACTTCGAACACGCTATGCAAGAGGAGGAAGGACATGAGAGCGAGTTTGTTGTCGTCAGCACTACAGAAATCCCGGAGGCAGACTCTGCAGAG GTGCAGGCATCTTTACCACCGGAACAAACAGAACAATCCACTGAACAAAGCAGCACAGCAACACCCAGCAACAATGAGGCACAGATGGAGAGCATGAGAGAAGCAGattcttttttttcccaaaagTCAGCGGCACCACCACAGGCAAACCCCCCTCTTCAGCAACAGCAACAAAGTAATGTACCCTATACCCGCCAACGCCCATTTCAAGAAATCGTGTCGGAGGTTCAAGGAAGCTGCATCTTCCTTCAAGAATCTACTATCGACATGGAAT CCCCCCACATGGACCCTGCAGTTGTCGCAGTGACCTCTCACCCCATGGGACACCCCACCTCCACCCCCCAATCCGATCCCACCCAGATCTCTTCACAGACTTACACCAATCAAGGTTTTCCTGTCGCCAGCCAACAGAAACTGTCCCAGCAAGCAGTGGACTATTCACAAACATTTTCTCAGTCATTACAAAGTGATTCACTATTTCAATCCACAGACAATGGCAGTTCTCAAATGTCTCAGAATGTGTTAAATCAAAATGTGAGTGACAGCACGATATCTCAGTTTGAAATGCCTCCACAGATTCCCATGCCCCCAGGCCAGGTAAGGAACGTGTGGATGACCAAGCAG GAGGAAAGGGCTCGAGATGTTCAAGCAGAGAAATTTCAGATGAATCCAAATGCCGAGATGTTTCAGTCCAAAATGCATTCATCCTACTCTGTGTCTGACGACGGACAGAACGCGGACGGTTTCTCACAGGGACCACACGATGACCATCAGGGAGACTACG GAAATGGGTACAGCTCAGGCTACAGATCACGAGGTGGAGGCTATAGAGGTGGGCGAGGTAATCGCGGCGGTGATAGAGGAGGAATGTCTAACGGATTCGGAGGTAGAGGCCGAGGCAGTTACGGAGGAAACAGAG GAGGATATCAGGGCTACAACAATCGTGATAACTACAGGGGAGACAACTACAACTCCTACAACAATGGCTACCAGAAACGAGGGGGTGGAGGCCAGCCCAGAGGAGGCTCAAGGGGAG CAGGACGTGGTGGTCCAAGAGGAGGAGGGTTCAACAACAAGAGTGCTGGTGGTGTCCGTGGGGGAAATTCTGGAGGATTCGGAAAACCCCAACCTCACCAGCAGGCAGCATAA
- the LOC105340515 gene encoding uncharacterized protein — MPTCPKCIHPNLCLTVDRTRTVTHMDHTMVTRDTVEMGTAQDTDREVEAIQVGGVITAVIEEECLTDSEAEAEAVTEETEGDIRAATDVITAGETTAAPTAMATRNEGVEASQEEAQGEQDVAVQEEEGSTTRVEVLVVHVGEVLEDSENPNLTSRQHKDNRRKEVLEQLSELLKSFIICG; from the exons ATGCCAACATGTCCAAAATGCATTCATCCCAACCTGTGTCTCACCGTGGACAGAACGCGGACGGTTACTCACATGGACCACACGATGGTTACCAGGGACACCGTG gAAATGGGCACAGCTCAGGATACAGATCGCGAGGTGGAGGCTATTCAGGTGGGCGGGGTAATCACGGCGGTGATAGAGGAGGAGTGTCTAACGGATTCGGAGGCAGAGGCCGAGGCAGTTACGGAGGAAACAGAG GGGGATATCAGGGCTGCCACGGATGTGATAACTGCAGGGGAGACAACTGCAGCTCCTACAGCAATGGCTACCAGAAACGAGGGGGTGGAGGCCAGCCAAGAGGAGGCTCAAGGGGAG CAGGACGTGGCAGTCCAAGAGGAGGAGGGTTCAACAACAAGGGTGGAAGTGCTGGTGGTGCACGTGGGGGAAGTCCTGGAGGATTCGGAAAACCCCAACCTCACCAGCAGGCAGCATAAAGACAATAGACGAAAAGAAGTGCTTGAACAATTGTCAGAGctcttaaaaagttttataatttgtggataa